One Pichia kudriavzevii chromosome 3, complete sequence genomic window carries:
- a CDS encoding uncharacterized protein (PKUD0C09740; Pfam Domains: RRM_1(5.9e-47)), whose protein sequence is MFNTFDNNNTINMASNSSVASVSSNGQIPQLWMGELDQRWDELTIKQIWNNLISSMGIVIHSIKLIKDKQSTQLGLTNAGYCFIRFHNFEDASKVLNTFNGKPIPGTNNQHYFRLNWSSANIQAAATAAAAASSLPLTSSSAPVEYSIFVGDLPQNINEQILLQTFKSKYPSCTSVKIMVDQTTGNIKGYGFVKFLNEEEQKRSLVEMQGYVLLGRAIRVSTASKSNSSNPNQAHQNKQNHIMINSNQTPSLNEKTASSVPPMSQRTSPVGFDSKEQQINNIASRNLNQPLPQNVPLQYFNDPANTTVFIGGLNVPISEQQMFELFSKFGSISYVKIPNGKNCGFVQFFHRESAELAIKEMQGYDIGGGCKIRVSWGARAAQRSWFARQLQIQQQQQQKQQQLQQLQQQQQQQQQQQLQQGYNVVSPNVQHQQLLQTNDSHFNELSNNNINMMLQMNQTGTMADNLGLFNSYVNINDSLLNMNGYSIDQYNFQNEMIPYTNLSSNDEFKLNKLLLAARDGNLDQLDLGSSLYN, encoded by the coding sequence atgtttAACACTTTTGACAATAACAATACTATCAACATGGCATCAAACTCGTCGGTTGCCTCTGTTAGCTCTAATGGTCAAATTCCCCAACTATGGATGGGCGAATTAGATCAAAGATGGGATGAATtaacaataaaacaaatCTGGAATAATCTTATTAGTTCCATGGGTATAGTCATCCACTCAATTAAACTGATCAAAGATAAGCAAAGCACACAGTTGGGTCTCACCAATGCTGGCTACTGTTTTATCAGATTCCacaactttgaagatgctTCTAAAGTTCTCAATACTTTCAACGGTAAGCCAATTCCCGGAACTAATAACCAACATTACTTTAGATTGAATTGGTCATCTGCTAATATACAAGCTGCGGCAACCGCTGCTGCCGCTGCAAGCTCTTTACCTTTAACATCCTCCTCAGCCCCAGTTGAGTATTCTATCTTTGTAGGTGATTTGCCTCAAAATATTAATGAACAAATTCTACTTCAAACgttcaaatccaaatatcCTTCATGTACCAGTGTCAAAATCATGGTTGATCAAACTACTGGTAATATCAAAGGCTATGGTTTTGTTAAATTTTTAAATGAGGAAGAGCAGAAGAGATCATTAGTTGAAATGCAGGGCTACGTTTTGTTAGGCAGGGCAATAAGAGTTTCTACAGCGTCTaaatcaaactcttcaaatcCAAACCAAGCCCACCAAAATAAGCAAAATCATATTATGATTAACTCAAACCAAACGCCTTCTTTGAATGAGAAGACAGCTAGCTCTGTGCCACCAATGTCACAACGCACCAGTCCAGTTGGCTTTGATTCAAAAGAACAGCAAATAAATAACATTGCATCGAGAAATTTGAATCAGCCATTGCCTCAAAATGTTCCATTGCAATATTTCAATGATCCTGCAAATACCACCGTTTTTATTGGTGGTTTGAACGTTCCAATTTCTGAACAACAAATGTTTGAactattttccaaattcgGCAGCATCAGTTATGTCAAGATTCCTAATGGTAAAAATTGTGGTTTTGTACAATTTTTCCACAGAGAAAGTGCCGAATTAGCTATAAAGGAGATGCAAGGTTATGATATCGGTGGCGGTTGTAAAATTAGAGTAAGTTGGGGTGCAAGAGCAGCACAAAGGAGCTGGTTTGCAAGACAAttacaaattcaacaacagcagcagcaaaAGCAGCAACAGTTGCAACAATtacagcagcagcagcagcagcaacaacaacaacaattgcaaCAAGGATATAATGTAGTATCTCCAAATGTTCAGCATCAACAGCTGCTCCAGACTAATGATTCTCACTTCAACGAACTAtctaataataatatcaaCATGATGCTGCAAATGAACCAAACTGGCACCATGGCTGATAACTTGGGTTTGTTCAACTCGTAtgtcaatatcaatgacTCTCTGCTTAATATGAATGGTTACTCTATTGATCAATATaatttccaaaatgaaATGATTCCTTACACAAATTTGAGCAGTAATGACGAGTTTAAGTTAAACAAGCTTCTTCTGGCAGCACGGGATGGAAACTTAGATCAGTTAGACCTAGGTTCAAGCCTTTATAACTAA
- a CDS encoding uncharacterized protein (PKUD0C09750; Pfam Domains: AA_permease(3e-175)), with product MSKDFKLDSLGGFEDTVDVVTTPIKYEEAEPTNKRGFFKGFIDGFRKIEVIDEALDPNLTDVERANILADRSPLKRNLKNRHIQMIAIGGSIGTGLFVGSGSSLATGGPAPLIICYFLIGTMVFSSVQALGELSVAFPISGSFLSLTTRMVSPIWSFAMAWNYGLQWIVLLPLELVAAALTIGYWNNSVNGAAWVSIFYALIVFINIFGVKGYGEAEFLFSAIKVIAVVGFVILGIVLNCGGGPVGGYIGGKYWHDPGAFNHGFKGFCGVFVSAAFAFAGTELIGLVAAETENPRKTLPKAAKQVFWRITLFYLVALTMVGLLVPYNDPRLIGNSDVSASPFVIAIRNAGIGELPSVMNVVILVSVLSVGNSSVYGCSRTIATMANQGFLPKCCGYIDRKGRPAVGVLITLVFGLLCFLAATPKQEDVFDWMMALSGLSSIFTWGTICLCHLRFRMALKAQGRSTDELSFTAMGGIWGSIWSVVLNVLVLIVQFWVALFPEGSADAYNFFQLYLNAAFVLFCIGVFLVWKRFKVTWIIPIKEIDIDTGRRVEDWDLLKQEIADEKAFIASKPWYYRLYNMWC from the coding sequence ATGAGTAAAGACTTCAAGCTAGATAGCCTTGGTGGATTTGAGGACACGGTGGACGTTGTTACAACACCGATAAAATATGAAGAAGCAGAACCCACAAATAAAAGAGGGTTTTTCAAAGGCTTTATTGATGGATTCAGGAAAATCGAGGTGATTGATGAAGCACTTGATCCAAACCTAACCGACGTTGAAAGAGCAAATATATTGGCAGATAGATCGCCTCTAAAGCgtaatttgaaaaatagaCATATTCAAATGATTGCGATAGGTGGTTCGATTGGTACTGGTTTATTCGTTGGTTCTGGCTCATCATTAGCTACTGGTGGGCCTGCCCCTTTGAttatttgttattttttaaTTGGTACTATGGTGTTTTCCTCTGTGCAAGCCTTAGGTGAGTTGTCAGTTGCATTCCCAATATCAGGTTCTTTTCTATCGTTGACAACCAGAATGGTCTCACCAATTTGGAGTTTTGCAATGGCATGGAATTATGGCTTACAATGGATTGTTCTTCTACCACTTGAATTAGTTGCAGCAGCATTAACTATTGGATATTGGAATAACAGCGTTAATGGGGCTGCGTGGGTTTCTATATTTTATGCGTTGATTGTattcatcaatatatttGGTGTCAAGGGATACGGTGAGGCAGAATTTTTGTTCAGTGCAATCAAAGTTATAGCAGTTGTTGGTTTTGTTATTCTTGGTATTGTCTTGAATTGTGGTGGTGGGCCAGTTGGTGGTTATATTGGAGGAAAATATTGGCATGATCCTGGGGCCTTCAATCATGGATTCAAGGGATTTTGCGGTGTTTTTGTAAGTGCAGCGTTTGCCTTTGCTGGTACTGAATTGATAGGTTTAGTTGCTGCAGAAACGGAAAACCCAAGAAAGACATTACCGAAGGCCGCAAAACAAGTTTTCTGGAGAATCACTTTATTCTACCTTGTTGCACTAACAATGGTTGGACTTTTGGTCCCTTATAATGATCCAAGATTAATTGGAAATTCCGATGTTTCGGCTTCTCCGTTTGTTATTGCTATCCGGAATGCTGGAATCGGGGAACTACCATCTGTCATGAATGTTGTTATTCTAGTCTCTGTTTTGAGTGTTGGTAACTCGTCAGTTTACGGCTGTTCAAGAACAATTGCTACCATGGCGAATCAAGGATTTCTACCTAAATGTTGTGGTTACATTGACAGGAAAGGTAGACCGGCAGTTGGTGTGCTCATTACATTGGTATTCGGGCTGCTATGTTTCCTGGCAGCCACCCCGAAACAAGAAGATGTCTTTGACTGGATGATGGCGTTATCCGGATTATCATCCATATTTACGTGGGGAACAATATGCTTATGCCACCTCAGATTCAGGATGGCCCTGAAAGCCCAAGGAAGGTCAACTGATGAACTGTCGTTTACGGCAATGGGTGGCATTTGGGGCTCTATCTGGAGTGTTGTTTTAAACGTATTGGTTTTGATTGTCCAGTTCTGGGTTGCCCTATTCCCAGAAGGTTCAGCCGATGCCTATAATTTCTTCCAGTTGTACCTGAATGCAGCCTTTGTACTTTTCTGCATTGGGGTTTTCCTCGTTTGGAAGAGGTTCAAGGTCACTTGGATAATACCCATCAAGGAAATCGATATTGATACAGGACGTCGTGTCGAAGACTGGGATCTGTTGAAACAGGAAATTGCCGACGAAAAGGCATTCATTGCTTCCAAGCCGTGGTACTACAGACTCTACAACATGTGGTGTTAG
- a CDS encoding uncharacterized protein (PKUD0C09760; Pfam Domains: AA_permease(1.7e-171)) has protein sequence MSKEYRFENGTSADDFSNVSKVGAQVQYDMESSNKSLESKDAYSNDTKEKKKSGFFREFIDGFREFEMEELDPNLTELEKAQAIAARSPLQKSLKNRHIRMIAIGGAVGTGLFIGAGKALKNGGPASLLICYFIVGTMIFSTVQALAELVVAFPVAGGFLQLNSKFVSPLWGFCMAWNYAMQWVIVLPIELVAASITVRYWNEEINSAAWVVIFYAFIVFINIFGAKGYGEAEFFFSLIKVLAVIGFIIFGIVINCGGGPDGHYIGGKYWHDPGAFNYGFKGFCSVFVTAAFSLAGTELVGLTAAEAVSPRKTIPSATKQVFWRITLFYMVSLTIVGLLVPSNDDRLLSSTSNSQSASPFVIAIKRAGVSGLPSVMNVVILLALISVGNAGVFVCSRTLSSLGDQGFAPKILSYVDRNGRPAVSMLVTFIVGLLCFLAATPKEEVIFNWLMALSGLSSVFTWGTICLSHIRFRQALKHHNKTIEELSFVSMTGVWGSVWGVILNVLILMAEFWVCLFPQGNGGKADAYSFFQNYLNVFFILFVLAIYLAIKRFKVTWLIPVSEIDIVTGRRYVDVEILKQEVAEEKEFIASKPWYYRIYKFWC, from the coding sequence ATGTCGAAAGAATATCGGTTTGAGAACGGGACAAGCGCCGATGATTTCTCCAACGTTTCCAAAGTCGGTGCACAAGTTCAATACGACATGGAATCGTCCAACAAGTCTCTGGAATCAAAGGACGCATATAGTAACGATactaaagaaaagaagaaaagcGGTTTTTTCAGGGAATTCATTGATGGGTTCCGTGAATTCGAAATGGAAGAACTGGATCCAAACCTTACAGAGCTGGAAAAAGCCCAGGCTATTGCTGCTAGGTCACCTTTGCAAAAAAGTTTAAAGAATAGGCATATTCGTATGATTGCCATTGGTGGTGCCGTTGGTACTGGTTTATTCATTGGTGCTGGTAAGGCTCTTAAAAATGGTGGACCGGCATCCTTACTTATAtgttattttattgttgGTACTATGATTTTCTCCACTGTTCAGGCATTGGCAGAACTGGTTGTTGCATTCCCTGTTGCAGGTGGATTCCTTCAATTGAATTCTAAATTTGTGTCTCCATTATGGGGTTTCTGTATGGCTTGGAATTATGCTATGCAATGGGTTATTGTTTTGCCGATTGAACTAGTTGCGGCTTCTATAACTGTCAGATACTGGAACGAAGAAATAAACTCTGCTGCATGGGTCGTCATTTTTTATGCTTTCATTgtattcatcaatatctttgGTGCAAAGGGCTATGGCGAGGCAgagtttttcttctctttaaTAAAGGTCCTCGCTGTGATTGGGTTTATTATCTTTGGTATCGTTATCAATTGCGGTGGGGGACCCGATGGTCACTATATCGGTGGTAAATATTGGCATGATCCGGGTGCTTTCAACTACGGCTTCAAGGGGTTCTGTAGTGTTTTTGTGACGGCTGCATTTTCATTAGCAGGTACCGAGTTGGTCGGTTTAACCGCTGCAGAGGCTGTCAGTCCAAGGAAAACTATTCCTTCTGCAACAAAGCAAGTTTTTTGGAGAATCACATTGTTTTACATGGTATCATTAACCATTGTGGGCTTGCTAGTTCCTTCAAATGATGATAGGCTATTAAGTTCCACCTCCAATTCACAGTCTGCCTCACCTTTTGTGATTGCCATCAAAAGAGCTGGAGTGTCGGGTTTGCCATCTGTTATGAACGTTGTCATTTTACTTGCCTTAATTTCCGTTGGTAATGCTGGTGTCTTTGTGTGTTCGAGAACTCTTTCGTCCCTTGGTGATCAAGGCTTTGCACCAAAAATACTCAGTTACGTCGACCGTAATGGTAGACCTGCTGTTAGTATGCTGGTGACGTTTATCGTTGGTTTGCTATGTTTCCTTGCAGCAACtccaaaagaagaagttatTTTTAATTGGTTAATGGCTCTATCGGGATTATCTTCTGTTTTCACCTGGGGTACCATCTGTTTATCTCACATAAGATTTAGACAAGCCTTGAAACACCATAACAAAACTATTGAGGAGTTATCGTTCGTCTCAATGACAGGTGTATGGGGTTCCGTCTGGGGTGTTATTTTGAATGTGCTAATTCTAATGGCGGAGTTCTGGGTTTGTCTTTTCCCACAAGGCAATGGTGGCAAGGCGGACGCTTACAGtttcttccaaaattacttgaatgtatttttcattctGTTTGTTCTTGCCATCTACCTTGCTATTAAGAGATTCAAGGTTACATGGTTAATTCCAGTCAGCGAAATCGATATCGTCACCGGTCGCCGTTATGTAGATGTGGAAATTCTCAAGCAAGAAGTtgcagaagaaaaggaattCATAGCATCCAAACCATGGTATTACAGAATTTACAAGTTCTGGTGTTGA
- a CDS encoding uncharacterized protein (PKUD0C09770; Pfam Domains: AA_permease(3.8e-174)) — MVDDYQLNNLKSVDDTPAISKAGAHIEYEEESLTPSIKSKDAYSDNISGEKKGFFTEFIDSFREFQMEELDPNLTELEKAQAIAARSPLQRSLKQRHIRMIAIGGCVGTGLFVGSGAALSSGGPASLIICYFIVGTMIFSTVQALGELVVAFPVAGGFLSLNSKFVSPLWGFCMAWNYFLQWVIVLPIELVAASMTVRYWNHEINAAAWVAIFYSLIVFINLFGAKGYGEAEFIFSFIKVVAVIGFVLFGIIVNCGGGPHGHYIGGEYWKNPGAFNRGFKGFCSVFVTAAFSFSGTELVGLTSAETANPRKTLPSATKQVFWRITLFYMTSLTIVGLLVPYNDNELLNGSENSGSASPFVLAIKRAGVSGLPSVMNVVIVLAVISVGNAAVYACSRTIASLGDQGFAPKIFGYVDRNGRPAVGMLISLTVGLLCFLAATPKEDVIFAWLMALSGLSSVFTWGTICFSHLRFRQALRYHNRTTEELSFVAMTGIWGSIWGVVLNVLILIAEFWVSLFPTNKADANNFFKNYLNAVVLVAVLIFYLVWKKFKVTWLIPVGEIDIVTGRRFVDLDLLKQEIAEEKAFISSKPWYYKVYKFWC, encoded by the coding sequence ATGGTAGACGATTACCAGCTAAATAACCTAAAAAGTGTTGATGACACGCCAGCTATTTCCAAAGCTGGTGCACATATCGaatatgaagaagaatCTTTAACTCCATCCATTAAATCAAAGGATGCATATAGTGATAATATATctggggaaaaaaaaggttttTTCACAGAATTTATAGATAGTTTCCGtgaatttcaaatggaAGAACTTGATCCAAATTTAACCGAACTAGAAAAGGCACAAGCAATTGCAGCAAGGTCCCCTCTACAGAGGAGTTTGAAGCAGAGGCATATTCGTATGATTGCCATTGGTGGTTGTGTTGGTACTGGTTTGTTTGTCGGTTCGGGTGCAGCATTGAGTAGTGGTGGTCCAGCATCTTTGATTATAtgttattttattgttgGTACTATGATTTTCTCCACTGTTCAAGCATTGGGCGAACTAGTTGTTGCATTCCCTGTTGCAGGTGGGTTCctttcattgaattctAAATTTGTGTCTCCATTATGGGGTTTCTGTATGGCTTGGAATTATTTCCTTCAATGGGTCATTGTTTTACCAATTGAATTAGTTGCGGCATCAATGACTGTTAGGTATTGGAATCATGAGATTAACGCGGCCGCTTGGGTTGCTATATTCTATTCGTTGATTGTTTTTATCAATCTTTTTGGTGCTAAAGGTTATGGTGAGGCTGAATTTATCTTCTCGTTCATCAAGGTTGTGGCGGTTATAGGGTTTGTTCTTTTTGGTATTATCGTTAATTGCGGAGGTGGGCCACATGGACATTACATTGGTGGTGAATACTGGAAAAATCCAGGTGCATTCAATAGAGGTTTCAAAGGGTTCTGTTCGGTTTTTGTGACGGCAGCATTCTCCTTCTCCGGTACAGAATTGGTTGGTTTGACTTCAGCAGAAACAGCAAACCCAAGAAAGACTTTACCATCTGCTACAAAGCAAGTTTTCTGGAGAATCACCTTATTCTATATGACATCTCTAACCATTGTTGGTTTGCTTGTTCCATATAATGACAACGAACTATTAAATGGAAGTGAAAATTCTGGTTCCGCTTCCCCCTTTGTGCTTGCTATCAAAAGAGCAGGAGTGTCAGGTTTACCATCTGTTATGAATGTGGTTATTGTCTTGGCTGTCATTTCTGTTGGTAATGCAGCGGTTTACGCATGTTCTAGAACAATCGCTTCCCTTGGTGACCAAGGTTTTGCTCCAAAGATTTTTGGTTACGTTGATCGTAATGGTAGACCTGCAGTTGGTATGTTAATCTCTTTGACTGTTGGTTTGCTATGTTTCCTTGCAGCAACTCCAAAGGAAGATGTTATTTTTGCCTGGTTGATGGCATTATCTGGATTATCCTCTGTTTTCACCTGGGGTACCATCTGTTTCTCCCATCTAAGATTTAGACAAGCCTTGAGATACCATAACAGAACCACGGAAGAGTTGTCCTTTGTTGCAATGACTGGTATTTGGGGATCCATTTGGGGTGTTGTTCTTAATgtcttgattttgattgcaGAATTCTGGGTGTCATTGTTCCCAACCAATAAGGCAGATGCTAAtaacttcttcaagaatTACTTGAACGCAGTCGTCTTAGTTGCCGTTCTTATCTTCTACCTAGTATGGAAGAAATTCAAGGTCACGTGGTTGATCCCTGTTGGCGAAATCGACATTGTGACAGGTCGTCGTTTCGTT